From Oryza sativa Japonica Group chromosome 4, ASM3414082v1, one genomic window encodes:
- the LOC4335805 gene encoding non-specific lipid-transfer protein: MAVIRGVVVVVLALVVVAAAAADGAGECGATPPDKMALKLAPCASAAKDPKSTPSSGCCTAVHTIGKQSPKCLCAVMLSSTTRNAGIKPEVAITIPKRCNIADRPVGYKCGDYTLP; this comes from the exons ATGGCGGTGATCAGGGGtgtcgtggtggtggtgctcgcgctggtggtggtggcggcggcggcggcggacggtgcaGGGGAGTGCGGGGCGACGCCGCCGGACAAGATGGCGCTGAAGCTGGCGCCGTGCGCGTCGGCGGCCAAGGACCCCAAGTCGACGCCGTCGAGCGGGTGCTGCACGGCGGTGCACACCATCGGGAAGCAGAGCCCCAAGTGCCTCTGCGCCGTCATGCTGTCCAGCACGACCAGGAACGCCGGGATCAAGCCCGAGGTCGCCATCACCATCCCCAAGCGCTGCAACATCGCCGACCGCCCCGTCGGCTACAAGTGCGGAG ATTACACTCTGCCATGA
- the LOC4335802 gene encoding protein GL2-INTERACTING REPRESSOR 1: MSRSNKKSSRGIDLKLNLSLPARGDSSSRRAMAADEESSPSSCLSSENEHGLQWSNSPEATSMVLAACPRCFIYVMLPQDDPRCPQCKSPVILDFLQQDNGNNNANSNSSRKTRRG, encoded by the coding sequence ATGAGCCGCAGCAACAAGAAGAGCTCTAGGGGCATCGACCTGAAGCTGAACCTCTCGCTGCCGGCGAGAGGGGACTCGTCGTCCAGGAGGGCGatggccgccgacgaggagtcGTCGCCGAGCTCGTGCCTGTCGTCGGAGAACGAGCACGGCCTGCAGTGGTCCAACAGCCCGGAGGCGACGTCCATGGTGCTCGCCGCCTGCCCTCGCTGCTTCATCTACGTCATGCTCCCGCAGGATGATCCGCGGTGCCCGCAGTGCAAGAGCCCCGTGATCCTTGACTTCCTGCAGCAGGACAACGGCAACAACAACGCCAACAGCAATAGCAGCAGGAAGACCAGGAGAGGGTGA
- the LOC9269583 gene encoding copper transporter 6 — MRGMGDDGMGPMAMAPPRSGHATAAAPPPPQHKMAMMMHMTFFWSDRAVVLIRGWPGERGAGMYALCLLFVLALAALTEGLSVLSRRLARRGGGAASSDGGRPAPAPASSAALLTAVHAARMGMAYLVMLAVMSFNVGVLLAAVAGHALGFLLARSRVRPAARDGGGGVACEHGGLPPADGSKT, encoded by the coding sequence ATGAGGGGGATGGGCGACGACGGGATGGGGCCGAtggcgatggcgccgccgcgttccggccacgccacggcggcggcaccgccgccgccgcagcacaaGATGGCGATGATGATGCACATGACCTTCTTCTGGAGCGACCGCGCGGTGGTCCTGATCCGGGGCTGGCCCGGGGAGCGCGGCGCCGGGATGTACGCCCTCTGCCTCCTCTTCGTgctcgcgctcgccgcgctcACCGAGGGGCTCTCCGTGCTctcgcgccgcctcgcccgccgcggcggcggcgccgcctcctcggatGGCGGccgcccggcgccggcgccggcgtcgtccgCGGCGCTGCTGACCGCGGTGCACGCGGCCAGGATGGGGATGGCGTACCTGGTGATGCTGGCCGTCATGTCGTTCAACGTCGGGGTGCtcctcgccgctgtcgccggccACGCCCTCGGGTTCCTCCTCGCGCGGAGCAGGGTGCGGCCGGCCGcccgtgacggcggcggcggcgtggcctgTGAGCACGGTGGCCTCCCTCCCGCGGATGGATCCAAGACTTAG
- the LOC4335800 gene encoding putative pentatricopeptide repeat-containing protein At5g37570: MTTAVLRPSPPVATLLGRCRTARCLAQLHARIVRLGLHNHHALLARFAAACDALSCPSVAASLLSVAVPVRLRNAVLASLARHAPLRDALAQFNLLRGGASRPDAFSFPPLLCACARASSLPTGASLHAAAIRLGVDADLFVRTALIQFYGRCGAAAAARALFDSLTNPSEVSWTAIVTAYVNSGDILTARELFDQIPHRNVVHWNAMVDGYVKCGDLEGARKLFDEMPERTPAAYTSLIGGYLNAGNMGAARTLFDKLEDRDLFAWSTMISGCAQNGYPGEALRIFNEFQKQEICPDELVIVGLMSACSQLGNITLARWIEGYIMIYPIDMNNVHVMAGLINMNAKCGNMERATLLFESMSVRDVFSYCSMMQGHCLHGSASKAVELFSQMLLEGITPDNAAFTVVLTACSHAGLVEEGKRYFDMMKNEYMIVPSGDHYACLVSLLGRFGMLRDAYELIKSMPGEPHPGAWGALLGGCKFHCDIELGKIAAKKLFEIEPENAGNYVSLSNIYANIDRWGNVSETRAEMTGRGITKIAGCTLVLQ, from the coding sequence atgacCACCGCCGTCCTCCGGCCATCCCCACCGGTCGCCACCCTCCTCGGCCGCTGCCGCACCGCGCGCTGCCTCGCCCAGCTCCACGCCCGCATCGTCCGCCTCGGCCTCCACAACCACCACGCGCTCCTcgcccgcttcgccgccgcctgcgacgCCCTCTCCTgcccctccgtcgccgcctccctcctctccgtcGCCGTCCCGGTACGCCTGCGGAACGCCGTgctcgcctccctcgcccgccACGCCCCGCTGCGGGACGCGCTCGCGCAGTTCAACCTCCTCCGCGGGGGCGCGTCCCGCCCGGACGccttctccttccctcccctcctctgcGCCTGcgcgcgcgcctcctccctccccaccggcgCTTCCTTGCACGCCGCGGCCATCCGCCTCGGAGTCGACGCCGACCTCTTCGTCCGCACGGCGCTCATCCAGTTCTATGGGAGgtgcggcgccgctgccgccgcccgggcTCTGTTCGATTCACTGACAAACCCCAGCGAGGTCTCTTGGACGGCCATTGTCACTGCCTATGTCAACTCTGGTGATATTTTGACTGCCAGGGAGTTGTTCGACCAAATTCCACACCGAAATGTGGTGCATTGGAATGCCATGGTTGATGGGTATGTGAAGTGCGGTGACTTGGAGGGTGCAAGGAAGCTGTTTGATGAAATGCCTGAGAGAACTCCTGCAGCGTACACATCATTGATTGGCGGGTATTTAAATGCAGGGAACATGGGAGCTGCGAGAACATTGTTTGATAAGCTAGAGGACCGTGATTTGTTCGCATGGTCAACAATGATATCAGGGTGTGCACAGAACGGTTACCCTGGAGAGGCTTTGAGGATTTTTAACGAGTTCCAAAAGCAAGAAATATGTCCAGATGAGCTTGTTATTGTTGGTTTGATGTCAGCATGCTCCCAACTTGGTAACATCACATTGGCAAGATGGATTGAAGGTTACATCATGATTTATCCAATAGACATGAACAATGTCCATGTGATGGCGGGTCTCATTAACATGAATGCAAAGTGTGGCAACATGGAGAGAGCTACTCTTTTGTTTGAATCTATGTCAGTTCGAGATGTTTTTTCATATTGTTCAATGATGCAAGGTCATTGCCTCCATGGTTCAGCTAGCAAGGCTGTAGAGCTTTTTTCTCAGATGCTCTTGGAGGGCATCACCCCAGATAACGCCGCGTTCACAGTTGTTTTGACAGCTTGCAGTCATGCTGGCCTAGTTGAAGAAGGGAAAAGGTACTTTGATATGATGAAGAATGAGTATATGATTGTACCATCTGGTGACCACTATGCTTGCCTTGTCAGTCTTCTCGGACGTTTTGGGATGCTGAGAGATGCATATGAGCTTATCAAGTCAATGCCTGGAGAACCTCATCCAGGAGCATGGGGTGCATTGCTGGGGGGATGCAAGTTTCATTGTGACATTGAGCTTGGAAAAATTGCTGCAAAGAAGCTCTTTGAAATTGAACCGGAAAATGCTGGAAATTATGTCTCGTTGTCAAACATTTATGCTAACATTGACCGATGGGGAAATGTTTCTGAAACTAGAGCTGAGATGACAGGAAGAGGGATAACGAAAATTGCAGGCTGTACCTTGGTTTTGCAGTAG
- the LOC4335803 gene encoding transcription repressor OFP13 produces the protein MPPLNPPHLHFGKLRKRARAVAAGGGRQPAAAMAKKGLVGILYKLRDVHHRAPPTPTSPSSSSSPHCHGRHQLCYPPAPSSWPWPSCRHPRTSSFRWPTAPQQGQADDDAAAAAGSVYRTVNTVYDTSSLEHFNPRRSSLDEASSCIADRSFFAVESEVEVEEEKEKEKELQLRETAVVRGVRSERLFFEPAGAEFLPKQEMARGKNDDEATAMDVVARKNDDVDEATPMTTPQTGKNEAEAAEAAALKGGAVVLTVESEDPYGDFRSSMADMVAAHGLRDWEGLEELLAWYLKLNAKGVHGVIVGAFIDMLVSLASSPIPSQSPSSSCITFEDYSSATMEEES, from the exons ATGCCTCCCCTGAACCCTCCCCACCTCCACTTTGGAAAGCTCAGGAAGCGGGcgcgcgccgtggccgccggcggcggacgccAGCCGGCTGCTGCCATGGCCAAGAAGGGGCTCGTTGGTATCCTGTACAAGCTCCGCGACGTGCACCAtcgcgcgccgccgacgccgacgtcgccctcgtcgtcgtcgtccccgcaCTGCCACGGCCGGCATCAGCTCTGCtacccgccggcgccgtcgtcgtggcCGTGGCCGTCGTGCCGGCACCCGCGCACCAGCTCGTTCAGGTGGCCGACGGCGCCGCAGCAGGGGCAggcggacgacgacgccgccgccgccgccggctccgtgTACCGCACCGTGAACACTGTCTACGACACGTCGTCGCTGGAGCACTTCAACCCGCGGCGCTCCTCCCTGGACGAGGCGTCGTCCTGCATTGCTGACCGGAGCTTCTTCGCCGTGGAgtcggaggtggaggtggaggaggagaaggagaaggagaaggagctgCAGCTGCGTGAGACGGCCGTCGTGCGCGGCGTCCGCTCGGAGCGGCTCTTTTTCGAGCCCGCCGGCGCGGAGTTCTTGCCCAAGCAG GAAATGGCGCGAGGCAAGAACGACGACGAGGCGACAGCCATGGACGTCGTCGCTCGCAAgaacgacgacgtcgacgaggcGACGCCGATGACCACGCCGCAGACCGGCAAGAACGAAGCGGAagcggcggaggccgccgcgctgaagggcggcgcggtggtgctGACGGTGGAGTCGGAGGACCCCTACGGCGACTTCAGGTCGTCGATGGCGGACATGGTGGCGGCGCACGGGCTGCGGGACTGGGAGGGCCTGGAGGAGCTCCTGGCGTGGTACCTCAAGCTGAACGCCAAGGGCGTCCATGGCGTCATCGTGGGGGCCTTCATCGACATGCTCGTGAGCCTCGCGTCCTCGCCGATCCCGTCGCAGTCGCCCTCGTCGTCGTGCATCACCTTCGAGGACTACTCGTCGGCGaccatggaggaggagagcTAA
- the LOC4335804 gene encoding putative HVA22-like protein g: MSVEFLTKALTALFGYAMPALECFKAIEQRPGRTDHLRFWCQYWIILVILVIFDDIAGVLTSKIPMYSELRLAFLVYLWYPQTRGTDIVYDTFLRPLVMQYQPNIEERLRYLRANAGDILIFYLKNFTDRGYDLFLRGMEYIRSQTSRGSRTRRWFSFGGDRAERSSYVDDYVAGGGDRRSTARHRRPRDDY, translated from the exons ATGTCGGTGGAATTCCTGACGAAAGCGCTCAC GGCGCTGTTCGGGTATGCTATGCCGGCGTTGGAGTGCTTCAAGGCGATCGAGCAGCGGCCTGGTCGGACGGACCATCTCCGGTTTtggtgccaatattg GATCATACTAGTAATCCTCGTCATATTCGATGATATCGCTGGTGTCCTCACCTCCAA GATACCAATGTACTCTGAACTCAGACTCGCCTTCCTCGTCTACCTGTGGTACCCCCAGACAAGG GGAACTGACATCGTGTACGACACCTTCCTGCGGCCGCTGGTGATGCAGTACCAGCCCAACATCGAGGAGCGGCTGCGCTACCTGCGTGCCAATGCCGGCGACATTCTCATCTTCTACCTCAAGAACTTCACCGATAGGGGCTACGATCTCTTCCTCCGGGGGATGGAGTACATCCGGTCCCAGACGTCACGAGGCTCAAGAACGAGG CGGTGGTTCTCGTTCGGAGGCGACCGGGCAGAGAGGTCGAGCTACGTTGATGATTatgtcgccggcggtggcgatcGGAGGAGCACGGCGAGGCACCGGCGACCCCGCGACGATTACTAA